The Chitinophagales bacterium genome contains a region encoding:
- the sprA gene encoding cell surface protein SprA, with product MNFKVNSTLLVVTAVVSMSIIAALGKNGRMKLPFSIPAAEETTETADAALLKPPPVSLEAKVDTPPPDDNGVDLTYPIYDRLSDWLTAPHNSFDLQDPSNVEKDIEYDPESGQYILTETIGDQFFRNPTYMTFEEYLDYQSKKSEQQYWFDRSNAASALSQKGVIPEVNVNNRLFDRIFGGTAVDIRPQGNIDLTFGGNYQNILNPILTKRQSHQGGFDFAMNIQINVVGKIGDKLKLTTNYNTGAVFNFENQVKLDYTGYEDEIIKKIEAGNVSLPLKGTLITGNQSLFGLKTQLQFGRLTVTNVISQQQSQAQNITVQGGAQTQTFRITADQYDENRNFLLAQYFRQHYNEALAGIPVVNSQVTINKIEVWVTNKTGATVDVRDVVAFMDLGESSPYSTSPAVGPATNNVLPYANNLDPALNSNNLYTTISHDQAVRSLDLSLQTLTGPGYNLQPIQDFEKTYARKLGPNEYTFDARVGYLMLNQQLNPDEVLGVAYQYTVNGQVYQVGEFAADVPPNVDTPGVLFLKMLKSTSTRTKLPIWDLMMKNVYSLGAYQVNSQDFFLDVYYLDPGGGEKRYVPSDNINGTPLIQVLGLDRLNNNNDPQPDGVFDFISGITINPSNGKVIFPVLEPFGSDLAKKFSSLVAAQPYVYQVLYDSTKTIAYQFPEFNRYSIKGTYKSSVSSEISLGAFNVPSGSVTVTAGGQKLIENVDFTVDYNLGRVKILNQSLLNSGVPINVAFENNELFSFQIKTLFGTRLDYYINDKFTLGGTLLKLWERPYTVKLNAGDDPISNAIYGLDGSYTSESSWLTKMVNAIPLINTKETSSVTLSGEAARLAPGHSKAIGKDGTVYIDDFEGTQTSYDLRFPFASWSLASTPQDPQGGLFPEGTRINDLSYGYNRAKFSWYNIDPYFWGTRAPAGIKGVGIEQNNFYSRPVQSIEIFPQQDNSNQPFNQNENTFDIRFEPGKRGPYNFDTDSLGQQLTVDANGDILLPNPENRWGGIQRAIDQTDFEEANIEYIQFWVLDPFLNVANDGGDLYINLGNISEDVLKDSKFQYENGLSATGDTTIESKSKWAYTPKVPPVTRSFDNDPNARQFQDIGFDGNRTVDEQRFFKSYIDALGSIYGVGSAVYNAAVADPSNDDYRYYDDPVYNDAQTGILDRYAKYNNSEGNSPISSGNQAVSFAATNEPETEDLNRDNTITENEEYFQYKVQINPQSLSLIGQNFITDMVTYDVPAVDGYSPGQERWYQIKIPINEYNKKVGSIPDFKSIRFIRMYMAGFDTTIIMRFARMELIRNQWRKYLFSLEQPGEYIPGDNSGNTFFNLTSVSLEENSSKLPFNYVLPPGIQREQIVGQVNTIYQNEQSLSLQVCNLRNGDSRAVYKNINLDLRQYQNLKMFVHAESVAGNEPLQNGDITAWLRLGSDFTSNYYEYEVPLIVSTEGIQTDVNIWPDSNNFDISLQDMIDAKQARNFAGVPITVPYVVELGNGKRITVVGNPDLGIVATAMLGIRNPKNGTPDDNGNPVCAEIWFDELRLAGFDEKGGYAAIARADIRLADFGTVTLSGSMHTIGYGQLEQKLNERFKDDYTAYDAATTLELGKFFPKNAGIRLPMYAGISKANSNPQYDPYDHDILLKEKLALITDPAQKAQVRKDAQTYRSIGSLNFSNVRKVSMGKNANSKLKIYSPENLNLTYAYTRTLLHSPIIQSDITKQHHGELGYAFPGKSRYITPFEKMIPSKNKYLKLIRDINFNFLPTNLTFRTAMDRQFNETVLRPISQDEIIIPTYNKYFTWDRAEGLKLDISKGLNLDFNALANTRIDEPVGLIDTREEKDSIFKNIKGFGRTTNYTHNTNVNYTVPLSKIPFLDWTQLTGRYGTNYTWLTAPLVLDSGTNRIIPSTLGNTISNTQNLSFNGEMNFRNLYNKSKFLKRYDTNAAIPNRKKAPGSKTSKNKEDEEAEGDKAVADTKKSTDKKTKPIGIEAYAIRIPLMLKRVSFNYTENHNTVLPGYLFKPKFIGQDFTNSAPGWGFIFGYQPDSVWLNKKAQAGWISSDTTLNYLFVQNSNQNTSMKATLEPFKDLLIDLNFSRTNSDNISEYFKRPTSSSDFQHLSRVEFGTYTSSYIPIKTSFVPLKPNDFSETFVEFAKYRETISKRLGEVNPNSIGTFSDSLSNYEMGYGPFSTDVLIPAFLAAYGGKDPGSISLGLPLNKFPLPNWRVTYNGLTKIPWAKKIWSSVNISHAYNSNLSIASFSSSLDFVGATGNQVAFPSKIDSLSGNFISFYDIPAISITEAFSPLIGIDMTWKNSLTTKFEYKRGRNLSFSFLDYQLTESRTQEITVGLGYKFRNATLPFKVDGKKKRLKNDITFLMNVSYGDNITLSQKLNQETPSQATAGIETLAFSPTFDYVVNNRLSVRLFFNKRYTVPKISNSYPIRYTDGGVTIRFTLGQ from the coding sequence TTGAATTTTAAAGTAAATAGCACTTTACTGGTTGTTACGGCTGTCGTTTCCATGAGCATTATTGCTGCACTGGGAAAAAATGGCCGCATGAAGCTCCCTTTCAGTATTCCTGCTGCAGAGGAAACCACTGAAACGGCCGATGCGGCTTTGCTGAAACCACCTCCTGTTTCCCTCGAAGCGAAGGTGGATACTCCGCCGCCAGATGATAACGGTGTTGATCTCACCTATCCGATTTACGACCGCCTTTCCGACTGGCTTACCGCTCCGCACAACTCATTCGATCTGCAAGATCCGTCTAATGTGGAGAAAGATATCGAGTATGATCCTGAATCAGGGCAATACATCCTTACAGAAACTATTGGTGATCAGTTTTTCAGGAATCCTACTTATATGACATTCGAGGAATACCTCGACTATCAGTCGAAAAAGTCGGAGCAGCAATACTGGTTCGACCGAAGCAATGCCGCATCGGCACTTTCGCAGAAAGGAGTGATTCCGGAAGTGAATGTGAACAACAGGCTCTTCGACCGGATATTTGGCGGAACGGCAGTAGATATCAGGCCACAGGGCAATATCGATCTTACCTTTGGCGGTAACTATCAGAATATTCTGAATCCCATTCTTACCAAGCGCCAAAGCCATCAGGGCGGATTTGATTTTGCTATGAATATTCAGATCAACGTTGTAGGAAAGATCGGCGACAAACTGAAACTCACCACCAACTATAACACAGGCGCAGTCTTTAACTTCGAGAACCAGGTGAAGCTCGACTATACCGGATATGAAGATGAAATCATCAAAAAAATCGAAGCCGGTAATGTTTCGCTTCCGTTAAAAGGCACGCTGATAACAGGTAACCAGAGTCTTTTTGGATTGAAGACGCAATTGCAGTTCGGCCGACTCACCGTTACCAACGTAATTTCACAGCAACAGTCGCAGGCACAGAATATTACGGTGCAGGGTGGCGCGCAGACACAAACCTTCCGCATCACGGCCGACCAGTATGATGAGAACAGAAACTTTTTGCTTGCCCAGTATTTCCGCCAGCATTACAATGAGGCGCTGGCTGGAATACCTGTCGTGAATTCACAGGTCACCATCAATAAGATTGAAGTATGGGTGACGAATAAAACGGGTGCCACGGTGGATGTGCGCGATGTGGTAGCCTTTATGGATCTTGGCGAGTCATCACCTTATTCCACCTCACCGGCTGTCGGACCAGCTACGAATAATGTGTTGCCGTATGCCAATAATCTCGACCCGGCACTCAACTCCAATAACCTTTACACAACCATCTCTCATGACCAAGCTGTACGTTCACTCGATCTCTCACTGCAAACGCTAACGGGTCCGGGATATAACCTTCAACCCATACAGGATTTTGAAAAAACATATGCCCGTAAGCTGGGTCCGAATGAATATACTTTTGATGCCCGTGTGGGCTACCTGATGCTCAATCAGCAGCTGAATCCTGATGAAGTGTTGGGCGTTGCTTATCAGTACACCGTCAACGGCCAGGTTTACCAGGTGGGTGAATTTGCTGCCGATGTTCCGCCTAATGTGGATACACCCGGCGTGCTGTTCCTGAAAATGCTGAAGAGCACCTCTACCCGCACCAAGTTGCCGATCTGGGACCTCATGATGAAGAACGTGTACTCCCTTGGCGCTTACCAGGTGAACTCACAGGACTTTTTCCTGGATGTGTATTACCTCGACCCGGGCGGAGGTGAAAAAAGATATGTGCCCTCCGACAATATTAACGGTACACCATTAATTCAGGTGCTGGGCCTCGACAGGCTGAACAACAACAACGACCCGCAGCCGGATGGTGTGTTTGACTTTATCAGCGGCATCACGATCAATCCTTCCAATGGAAAGGTCATCTTCCCCGTACTGGAACCGTTTGGTTCTGATCTGGCCAAAAAATTCTCTTCACTCGTTGCAGCACAGCCCTATGTCTACCAGGTGTTGTATGATTCCACTAAAACTATTGCGTACCAGTTTCCGGAGTTCAACCGTTATTCCATTAAGGGCACCTACAAGTCCAGCGTGTCGTCGGAAATTTCACTCGGTGCATTTAACGTTCCCAGCGGTTCGGTTACCGTTACTGCAGGTGGACAGAAATTGATTGAGAACGTGGATTTCACGGTAGATTATAACCTTGGCCGCGTAAAGATCCTGAATCAAAGCCTGCTCAATTCCGGTGTTCCCATTAACGTAGCTTTCGAAAATAATGAGTTGTTCAGTTTTCAGATCAAGACTTTGTTTGGCACACGGCTCGACTATTACATCAACGATAAGTTTACGTTAGGCGGCACCTTGCTGAAATTATGGGAGCGCCCATACACTGTTAAGCTGAATGCCGGCGACGATCCCATCTCCAATGCCATATATGGGTTGGATGGCAGTTACACCTCGGAGTCTTCCTGGCTTACGAAAATGGTAAATGCCATTCCGCTCATCAATACGAAGGAAACTTCATCGGTGACACTTTCCGGAGAAGCTGCCCGTCTGGCACCCGGCCATTCCAAGGCCATCGGCAAAGACGGTACTGTTTATATAGACGACTTTGAAGGCACACAAACATCCTACGATCTGCGGTTTCCTTTTGCAAGCTGGTCACTGGCCAGCACACCGCAGGATCCGCAGGGCGGCCTGTTTCCTGAAGGTACGCGCATCAACGACCTGAGTTATGGTTACAACAGGGCCAAGTTTTCATGGTATAACATTGATCCTTATTTCTGGGGAACACGCGCTCCAGCCGGCATCAAAGGCGTAGGCATCGAGCAGAATAACTTTTATTCTAGACCTGTGCAGTCCATTGAAATCTTCCCGCAGCAGGACAACAGCAATCAGCCATTCAACCAGAATGAAAATACCTTCGACATTCGTTTTGAACCGGGCAAACGCGGCCCTTATAATTTTGATACAGACAGCCTCGGACAACAACTGACCGTTGATGCAAATGGCGACATCCTGTTGCCCAATCCGGAAAACCGATGGGGCGGTATCCAGCGTGCCATCGATCAGACTGACTTTGAAGAAGCCAACATCGAATACATACAGTTCTGGGTCCTTGATCCGTTTCTGAATGTGGCCAATGACGGGGGAGATCTTTACATCAACCTGGGAAACATTTCCGAAGACGTATTGAAGGATTCAAAGTTCCAGTATGAAAACGGGTTGTCGGCAACAGGCGACACGACCATTGAAAGTAAAAGTAAATGGGCATACACACCTAAGGTGCCTCCTGTCACCCGTTCATTCGATAATGATCCGAATGCAAGGCAATTCCAGGATATAGGATTCGATGGTAACCGCACCGTGGATGAACAACGCTTTTTCAAATCCTACATTGATGCACTTGGCAGTATCTACGGAGTCGGTTCAGCAGTGTATAATGCTGCGGTAGCGGATCCATCTAATGATGACTACCGCTATTACGATGATCCCGTTTATAATGATGCGCAGACCGGCATCCTTGACCGTTATGCTAAATACAACAACTCAGAAGGAAACTCACCCATCTCCAGCGGTAACCAGGCCGTTTCTTTCGCGGCTACCAATGAGCCGGAAACAGAAGATCTGAACCGCGATAATACGATTACAGAGAACGAAGAGTACTTTCAGTATAAGGTGCAAATCAACCCGCAGTCGCTCTCCCTTATAGGGCAAAACTTCATCACCGATATGGTAACCTATGATGTGCCTGCGGTAGATGGTTACAGCCCCGGGCAGGAAAGATGGTACCAGATCAAGATTCCTATCAATGAATACAATAAAAAAGTCGGCAGCATCCCTGACTTCAAATCCATTCGTTTTATCAGGATGTATATGGCTGGCTTCGATACCACAATCATCATGCGTTTTGCGCGCATGGAGCTCATCCGAAACCAATGGAGGAAATATCTTTTTTCACTCGAGCAGCCCGGTGAATATATCCCCGGAGATAACTCCGGTAATACATTCTTCAACCTCACTTCTGTAAGTCTTGAAGAAAACTCGAGCAAGCTGCCGTTCAACTATGTGCTGCCGCCCGGTATTCAGCGGGAGCAGATCGTTGGGCAGGTTAACACCATCTACCAGAATGAACAATCGCTCTCCCTGCAGGTGTGTAACCTTCGAAACGGCGATTCACGTGCGGTCTATAAAAACATCAACCTCGACCTCCGCCAGTATCAGAACCTTAAGATGTTTGTTCACGCTGAATCGGTGGCCGGAAACGAACCCCTGCAGAATGGCGATATCACGGCATGGCTCCGGCTCGGCAGCGATTTTACCAGCAACTATTATGAGTATGAAGTACCGTTGATTGTTTCCACGGAAGGTATTCAGACGGATGTCAACATTTGGCCTGACTCCAACAACTTCGATATCTCTTTGCAGGATATGATTGATGCCAAACAGGCCCGCAATTTTGCCGGTGTTCCCATCACCGTGCCGTACGTGGTGGAGCTCGGCAATGGAAAAAGAATAACGGTGGTCGGTAATCCTGATCTGGGTATCGTGGCTACAGCCATGCTCGGTATCCGTAACCCGAAGAATGGAACACCGGATGATAACGGCAATCCTGTCTGCGCCGAAATCTGGTTTGATGAACTGCGCCTTGCAGGATTCGATGAAAAAGGTGGTTATGCTGCCATTGCTCGCGCCGACATCAGGCTGGCAGATTTCGGAACGGTCACGCTGTCCGGCTCCATGCATACGATCGGCTACGGGCAGCTCGAGCAAAAACTAAATGAACGGTTTAAGGACGATTACACCGCATATGATGCCGCCACCACGCTGGAGCTCGGAAAGTTCTTCCCTAAAAATGCAGGTATCAGGTTGCCCATGTATGCAGGCATCTCCAAAGCCAACAGCAATCCGCAGTATGATCCGTACGATCACGATATCCTGCTGAAAGAAAAACTCGCGCTGATCACTGACCCGGCGCAGAAAGCACAGGTGCGTAAAGATGCACAGACGTACCGGTCTATCGGCAGCCTCAATTTCTCCAATGTCAGAAAAGTGAGCATGGGCAAAAATGCCAACAGCAAGCTGAAGATCTATTCGCCCGAAAACCTCAACCTGACGTATGCCTACACCCGCACGTTGCTGCACAGTCCCATCATCCAATCCGATATCACGAAGCAACATCATGGTGAGCTGGGCTATGCATTTCCCGGAAAGTCGAGGTATATCACACCCTTCGAAAAAATGATCCCTTCAAAAAATAAATACCTGAAGCTGATCCGCGATATCAACTTTAACTTCCTGCCGACTAACCTCACGTTCCGTACTGCCATGGACCGGCAGTTTAATGAAACAGTGCTGCGGCCTATCTCGCAGGATGAAATCATCATACCTACGTACAACAAATACTTTACCTGGGACAGGGCGGAAGGACTGAAGCTGGATATTTCGAAAGGATTGAACCTCGATTTTAATGCGCTGGCCAATACACGTATTGATGAGCCGGTCGGACTGATTGATACCAGGGAAGAGAAAGATTCAATTTTTAAGAATATCAAGGGCTTTGGCCGAACAACCAACTATACGCACAATACCAACGTCAATTATACAGTGCCACTGAGTAAAATTCCTTTCCTCGATTGGACACAGTTAACAGGTCGCTATGGCACCAATTATACATGGCTCACGGCACCGTTGGTGCTGGACAGTGGTACCAACCGCATCATTCCAAGCACGCTGGGTAATACCATCTCCAACACGCAAAACCTGAGCTTCAACGGTGAGATGAATTTCAGGAACCTTTACAACAAATCGAAATTTCTGAAACGGTACGATACCAATGCCGCCATTCCCAACCGCAAGAAAGCGCCGGGAAGCAAAACATCGAAGAATAAGGAGGATGAAGAGGCTGAAGGAGATAAGGCGGTGGCTGACACCAAGAAATCAACTGACAAAAAAACGAAGCCCATTGGTATAGAGGCTTATGCCATCCGAATTCCGCTCATGCTGAAACGTGTTTCCTTCAACTATACGGAGAATCATAACACTGTGTTGCCTGGTTATCTCTTTAAACCGAAATTCATCGGCCAGGATTTCACAAATAGCGCACCGGGCTGGGGATTCATTTTTGGCTATCAGCCCGATTCTGTATGGCTGAATAAAAAGGCGCAGGCCGGCTGGATATCATCGGATACAACGCTCAATTATTTATTTGTACAAAACTCCAACCAGAACACCAGCATGAAAGCCACGCTGGAACCCTTTAAAGACCTGCTGATAGATCTGAACTTCAGCCGGACCAACTCAGATAATATTTCAGAATATTTTAAACGGCCCACTTCCTCCTCTGACTTTCAACACCTCAGCCGCGTAGAGTTTGGAACCTACACTTCATCATACATACCGATTAAGACCAGTTTCGTTCCATTGAAGCCCAACGACTTTTCAGAAACCTTTGTAGAGTTTGCGAAATACCGGGAAACCATCTCCAAAAGACTGGGCGAGGTGAATCCAAATTCTATTGGCACATTCAGCGATTCATTGTCTAACTATGAAATGGGTTATGGCCCTTTTTCAACAGACGTGCTCATACCGGCTTTTCTTGCGGCCTATGGCGGAAAGGATCCGGGTTCTATTTCACTCGGACTTCCGCTGAATAAGTTTCCGCTTCCTAACTGGCGTGTAACCTACAACGGCCTTACCAAAATTCCATGGGCAAAAAAAATCTGGAGCTCTGTTAACATCAGCCACGCCTACAATTCAAACCTGTCCATTGCGTCTTTCTCTTCATCGCTCGACTTCGTAGGTGCTACAGGCAATCAGGTGGCTTTCCCATCCAAGATTGATTCCTTATCGGGAAACTTCATTTCCTTCTACGACATACCAGCCATCTCCATCACGGAAGCATTTTCACCGCTGATCGGTATTGATATGACCTGGAAGAATTCTCTCACCACAAAGTTTGAATACAAGAGAGGCCGTAACCTATCATTCAGCTTCCTTGATTACCAGCTAACCGAATCAAGAACACAGGAAATTACCGTCGGACTCGGATATAAATTCCGCAATGCCACCTTGCCTTTTAAAGTGGATGGCAAAAAGAAACGGTTAAAGAATGATATCACCTTCCTCATGAATGTTTCCTATGGTGATAATATCACGCTCAGCCAGAAGCTGAACCAGGAAACACCATCCCAGGCAACGGCCGGAATTGAAACACTTGCCTTTTCACCCACTTTCGATTACGTGGTGAATAACCGGCTTAGTGTCCGCCTGTTTTTCAATAAGCGTTATACCGTACCGAAGATCTCCAATTCCTATCCTATCCGCTACACCGATGGCGGCGTGACCATACGGTTTACACTGGGACAGTAA
- a CDS encoding MFS transporter: MRGTAFFSLILFVGQYCSFYSFRFNHVLYLSAAKTMDQKKSLSTNVLNMAVIIAALGYFVDIYDLLLFGIVRRPSLIALGYTEDKQLLDIGAYLLNCQMAGMLIGGILWGILGDKRGRLSVLFGSIILYSVANILNGTVNTLEMYAFYRFLAGVGLAGELGAGITLVAEVMTKERRGYGTTIVAAFGIFGAVVGGLVAKLFDWRMAYYIGGGLGIALLILRISAYESGMFHQLKRETVARGNFLSLFTHRKRFSKYVKGILIGIPIWFVIGILITFGPEYAQALGIGIDPATGKTIVTGANTIMYHYAGAASGALFCGMLSQYLQSRKKALLYFLIADTICVFAFVSLSGISVPMFYFFSFLFGIANGYWSVFMTVASEAFGTNIRATVTTTTPNFVRGAVVPMTSVFLWVEGYSGSIITAALSVGIVVLLLAFVALWRTTETYGKDLDYIENS; the protein is encoded by the coding sequence ATGCGTGGCACCGCATTCTTCAGCCTTATTTTATTTGTAGGGCAATATTGCTCTTTCTACTCTTTTAGATTCAATCATGTTTTATATTTATCCGCTGCAAAAACAATGGATCAGAAAAAATCACTTTCCACCAATGTGCTGAATATGGCTGTAATCATCGCAGCACTCGGCTACTTCGTTGATATCTACGATCTCCTTTTATTTGGCATCGTACGCCGGCCGAGTTTAATTGCATTGGGTTATACAGAAGACAAGCAATTGCTCGATATCGGCGCCTACCTGCTCAACTGCCAGATGGCCGGCATGCTCATCGGCGGCATTCTCTGGGGAATACTCGGCGATAAGCGCGGCAGGCTGTCCGTTCTCTTTGGATCCATCATCCTCTATTCAGTCGCCAATATTCTTAACGGAACCGTCAACACACTGGAGATGTATGCCTTCTACCGCTTTTTAGCAGGTGTCGGCCTGGCCGGTGAACTCGGTGCCGGCATTACGCTGGTAGCTGAAGTAATGACAAAAGAACGCCGCGGCTATGGCACCACCATCGTAGCGGCATTCGGTATTTTCGGTGCAGTGGTCGGTGGGCTCGTCGCTAAGCTGTTTGACTGGAGAATGGCCTACTATATCGGCGGCGGGTTGGGCATCGCCTTATTGATACTGCGCATCAGCGCCTACGAATCCGGCATGTTTCATCAGTTAAAAAGAGAAACGGTGGCAAGAGGAAATTTCCTCAGCCTCTTCACACACCGTAAAAGATTTTCGAAATACGTGAAAGGAATACTGATCGGCATACCCATCTGGTTTGTAATTGGCATCCTGATCACCTTCGGCCCGGAGTATGCGCAGGCATTAGGTATTGGCATTGATCCTGCTACCGGAAAAACGATCGTCACCGGCGCCAATACCATCATGTATCATTATGCCGGTGCCGCATCAGGCGCCTTGTTTTGCGGCATGCTCAGCCAGTATCTTCAAAGCCGTAAGAAGGCACTGCTGTATTTTCTTATTGCGGACACCATTTGTGTCTTTGCCTTTGTCTCCCTCAGCGGTATCTCCGTTCCCATGTTTTACTTTTTTTCTTTTCTCTTCGGCATTGCCAACGGATACTGGTCGGTCTTCATGACCGTAGCCTCCGAAGCATTTGGCACCAACATACGTGCTACGGTCACCACCACCACTCCCAACTTTGTGCGCGGCGCGGTGGTGCCGATGACTTCTGTTTTCTTATGGGTCGAAGGTTATTCGGGCAGCATTATCACGGCGGCACTGTCCGTTGGCATCGTGGTGCTGCTCCTGGCCTTTGTGGCGCTGTGGCGAACAACAGAAACCTATGGCAAAGACCTCGACTATATCGAAAACAGTTAA
- a CDS encoding alpha-1,4-glucan--maltose-1-phosphate maltosyltransferase yields MQGQLRVNIENLTPQLDGGRYCIKRIAGERVTLEADIFSDGHDEINARIAYKHAAADDWQYVAMEATENDHWKGSFVVEVMGFWDFRIQAWVDHAMTWQHDLKKRVKGKQVVTVELLIGANHLERMLKKATRREKTEITKVIALFRDERKYEKAVEEALSQQVAQWIRKYPDDSIITEYPVSGQVFADRKKAGFSTWYELFPRSTSFTLGKHGNFGDVEKVLPRLEEMGIDVLYLPPIHPIGVSNRKGKNNATVAKKGECGSPWAIGSADGGHKSIHKELGTLEQFHHLVKTAASHGIEIALDYALQCSPDHPYVKEHPEWFTWRPDGTVQYAENPPKKYQDVLPINFETADWENLWQELKSIVDFWIEQGVKIFRVDNPHTKPFPFWEWLIREVKQEHPEVLFLAEAFTRPKVMQLLGKLGFSQSYTYYTWRNTKQEITSYLQELTQTAMRDYFRPNFWPNTPDINPYMLQSGLESQFIARFFMAATLSSSYGFYGPVYEMMVHDAIPGKEEYLNSEKYEVKWWDWDATNKLKELISIVNEARFENEALQQTNNLQFCETGNDKLIAYFKQNDHGTNSMLMIVSLDPYYKQGGYVKVPMHLFGKNDHQAYKVHDLINDASYTWHREWNYVELDPYVMPCHLFRIEEI; encoded by the coding sequence ATGCAAGGACAACTACGTGTAAACATCGAAAACCTCACACCGCAGCTCGACGGTGGCCGATACTGTATTAAACGCATTGCCGGAGAACGCGTGACGCTGGAAGCTGATATCTTCTCCGACGGCCATGATGAAATCAATGCGCGAATCGCCTATAAACATGCCGCCGCTGACGATTGGCAGTATGTTGCCATGGAAGCCACTGAAAATGATCATTGGAAAGGAAGTTTCGTGGTGGAAGTGATGGGATTCTGGGATTTCAGGATACAAGCATGGGTAGACCATGCCATGACCTGGCAACACGATCTGAAAAAACGGGTTAAGGGGAAACAGGTTGTTACCGTTGAACTGCTCATCGGTGCCAACCACCTTGAAAGAATGCTGAAGAAGGCAACCCGCCGGGAGAAAACGGAAATCACTAAAGTAATTGCATTGTTTCGTGATGAGCGTAAATATGAAAAAGCCGTTGAGGAAGCACTGAGTCAGCAGGTGGCACAATGGATCCGGAAATATCCTGACGATTCCATCATCACTGAATATCCTGTCAGCGGACAGGTTTTCGCCGATCGTAAGAAAGCGGGTTTCAGCACCTGGTATGAATTGTTTCCGCGTTCCACCTCTTTCACACTGGGCAAACATGGCAATTTTGGCGATGTGGAGAAAGTATTGCCCAGGCTAGAAGAGATGGGAATTGATGTCCTGTATCTTCCGCCTATTCATCCCATCGGCGTCTCCAACCGGAAAGGCAAGAATAATGCTACCGTAGCCAAAAAGGGGGAATGTGGTTCGCCGTGGGCTATTGGTTCAGCGGATGGCGGACATAAATCCATCCATAAAGAACTCGGTACACTGGAGCAGTTTCACCACCTGGTAAAAACCGCCGCTTCGCATGGCATTGAAATAGCGCTGGATTATGCATTGCAATGTTCACCCGATCATCCATATGTTAAAGAACACCCGGAATGGTTTACCTGGCGGCCCGATGGCACGGTGCAGTATGCTGAAAATCCGCCGAAAAAATACCAGGATGTTTTACCGATAAATTTTGAAACGGCCGATTGGGAGAACCTCTGGCAGGAATTAAAGAGTATCGTTGATTTCTGGATTGAACAAGGTGTTAAGATTTTCAGGGTGGACAATCCGCATACCAAGCCTTTTCCATTCTGGGAATGGCTGATCCGTGAAGTCAAACAGGAACATCCTGAAGTATTGTTTCTTGCAGAAGCCTTTACGAGGCCAAAAGTGATGCAGCTGCTGGGCAAACTCGGATTCTCGCAATCATATACCTACTATACCTGGCGCAATACCAAACAGGAGATTACTTCCTACCTGCAGGAGCTCACGCAAACAGCCATGCGCGATTACTTCAGGCCCAATTTCTGGCCCAATACGCCCGACATCAATCCATACATGCTACAAAGCGGACTCGAATCGCAATTTATTGCAAGGTTTTTTATGGCTGCCACACTCAGCTCCAGCTATGGATTTTACGGTCCGGTGTACGAGATGATGGTGCATGATGCTATTCCGGGAAAGGAAGAATACCTAAATTCAGAAAAGTATGAAGTGAAATGGTGGGACTGGGACGCAACCAATAAACTGAAAGAGCTGATATCCATCGTGAATGAAGCACGATTTGAAAATGAAGCACTGCAACAAACCAATAACTTGCAGTTCTGCGAAACCGGCAACGATAAGCTCATCGCTTATTTCAAGCAAAATGATCATGGCACCAACTCAATGCTGATGATCGTCAGTCTCGACCCATACTATAAGCAAGGTGGTTATGTGAAGGTACCGATGCACCTGTTCGGGAAAAATGATCATCAGGCCTATAAAGTGCACGATCTCATCAATGATGCATCATACACCTGGCACCGCGAATGGAATTATGTTGAACTGGATCCGTATGTGATGCCCTGCCATTTATTCAGGATAGAAGAGATATAA
- a CDS encoding four helix bundle protein, which produces MKFDLQNRLVDFTVQCCDLAESLPKTRTGNYLADHLIRAGISPSLNYSEATSAESANDFVHKMKICIKELRETMICMAIIIKKKILPHHESIARLMKENDELIAIFHKSIDTAKSNIEKFGKGK; this is translated from the coding sequence ATGAAATTTGATTTACAGAATCGATTAGTTGACTTTACAGTCCAATGTTGTGATTTAGCTGAGTCATTGCCAAAGACAAGAACGGGAAACTATTTAGCTGATCATTTGATACGTGCGGGAATCTCTCCCTCGCTGAACTATTCAGAAGCTACCAGTGCAGAATCCGCAAATGATTTTGTGCATAAAATGAAAATTTGCATAAAAGAGCTGCGCGAAACAATGATTTGCATGGCCATAATCATAAAGAAGAAAATTCTTCCTCATCATGAATCAATAGCAAGACTGATGAAAGAAAATGACGAATTAATAGCTATATTTCATAAAAGCATCGACACTGCGAAATCAAATATTGAAAAGTTTGGAAAAGGAAAGTAA